In Sphaeramia orbicularis chromosome 7, fSphaOr1.1, whole genome shotgun sequence, one genomic interval encodes:
- the exorh gene encoding extra-ocular rhodopsin, whose product MNGTEGPNFYVPMSNKTGLVRSPFEYPQYYLAEPWKYSLLAAYMLFLIITAFPINFLTLYVTVKHKKLRTPLNYVLLNLAVADLFMVVGGFTVTLYTSLHGYFSLGVTGCNIEGFFATLGGEIGLWSLVVLAIERYIVVCKPMSNFRFGETHALVGLAFTWIMALTCAAPPLFGWSRYIPEGMQCSCGIDYYTPKPEINNTSFVIYMFILHFCIPLFIIFFCYSRLLCTVRAAAALQQESETTQRAEREVTRMVIVMVISFLVCWVPYASVAWYIFANQGTEFGPVFMTAPAFFAKSAALYNPVIYILLNKQFRNCMITTVCCGKNPFGDDEAAGAAVSKTQTSSVSSSQVSPA is encoded by the exons TTGAGTACCCTCAGTACTACCTGGCTGAGCCCTGGAAGTACTCTCTCCTGGCTGCATACATGCTATTCCTCATTATCACTGCTTTCCCCATCAACTTCCTCACTCTCTATGTCACTgtcaaacacaaaaaactgagGACCCCTCTGAACTATGTGCTGCTCAATCTGGCGGTGGCGGACCTCTTCATGGTCGTCGGGGGCTTCACAGTCACTCTGTACACATCTCTGCATGGATACTTCAGCTTAGGTGTCACAGGCTGCAACATTGAAGGATTCTTTGCCACATTAGGAG GGGAGATTGGTCTGTGGTCTCTTGTGGTTTTGGCTATTGAGCGCTACATTGTGGTTTGTAAACCAATGAGCAACTTCCGCTTTGGGGAGACACATGCCTTGGTTGGCCTGGCGTTTACATGGATCATGGCCCTGACCTGTGCTGCTCCACCTCTGTTTGGATGGTCCCG GTACATCCCAGAGGGAATGCAGTGTTCCTGTGGGATTGACTACTACACTCCAAAGCCTGAGATCAACAACACCTCATTCGTCATCTATATGTTTATCCTCCATTTTTGTATCCCTCTCTTCATCATTTTCTTCTGCTACAGTCGCCTGCTCTGCACTGTGCGAGCG GCTGCAGCCCTGCAGCAGGAGTCTGAAACCACCCAAAGAGCTGAGAGAGAGGTGACCCGTATGGTCATCGTCATGGTGATCTCCTTCCTGGTGTGTTGGGTACCCTATGCCAGCGTGGCTTGGTACATCTTTGCCAATCAGGGAACAGAGTTTGGACCAGTGTTCATGACTGCACCGGCCTTCTTTGCCAAGAGCGCTGCTCTGTATAACCCAGTCATATACATCCTCCTAAACAAACAG TTTAGAAACTGTATGATAACCACTGTGTGCTGTGGAAAGAATCCATTTGGAGATGATGAGGCTGCAGGTGCTGCCGTTTCTAAAACCCAGACTTCATCGGTCTCCTCGAGCCAGGTGTCCCCTGCTTGA